From a single Chitinophaga sp. Cy-1792 genomic region:
- a CDS encoding tetratricopeptide repeat protein encodes MSSRSVCRLLLLFIFQVVSPLVWAQDSVTTYQLLDSVSQLRPDTATVSTLLAKGRLTTRYFDSRKQDNIFFLEAISLSQKLKYPRGLSMAYNELGTGKRNRSQYILAEDYHERAVKYAEEAKDTLLMAQSLNNTGVDCRRLDKLQKAFDLHLKALHLAEQIGNVKNICVATNSIGNIQLSEGKYEESIQRFKRALKLEEESNNPLGMAINYGNMGYAYQGLGKLDEAIGLYKNSLAINEKIKNPTGIVICYNALGSAYQEKKDYTAAMDYLRLALKVNDQVDDKVHIAESYMHIGKLYSVQNKHDDARKFFQQAIDLSVYWGFKSILMDTYKAMAADYKNSGDFQKSLEATDKSLLYKDSILDEKSTMALNQMQTIYDVDLKDNQIRTLEHDKMVSELRTKRNVVFIFALVAFLLMVTVGGFFYIRHRNLEENKQTLQLELRSLRSQMNPHFIFNSLSSIHRYIWSNNQEEASDYLTKFSKLMRLILDNTQHTFISLNKELESLRLYLNLESLRCNGIFEYNIHVADDINDDEVLIPPMILQPYVENAIWHGLVHKTTEQGKLDIFIKLSGRSLVCTISDNGIGRKKAMEIKARKGKVHNSVGMKVTEGRIDLIRKINNKDASVSVTDLENETGEAAGTTVTIVLPAEFIF; translated from the coding sequence ATGTCATCCAGATCAGTATGTAGGCTTTTGCTCCTGTTTATCTTCCAGGTAGTATCCCCCTTGGTGTGGGCACAGGATTCTGTTACCACCTATCAGCTGCTGGACTCCGTTTCCCAGCTCAGACCTGATACCGCTACCGTGAGTACCCTGCTGGCCAAAGGCAGACTTACCACCCGCTATTTCGACAGCCGTAAACAGGACAACATCTTCTTCCTGGAAGCCATCAGTTTGAGCCAGAAGCTGAAATATCCACGCGGATTATCCATGGCCTATAATGAACTGGGCACCGGCAAAAGAAACAGGTCTCAGTACATCCTGGCGGAAGACTACCACGAACGTGCGGTGAAATACGCCGAAGAAGCAAAGGATACCCTCCTGATGGCACAATCACTCAATAATACCGGGGTGGATTGCCGCCGCCTGGACAAGCTCCAGAAAGCCTTTGATCTCCATCTTAAAGCCCTCCACCTCGCCGAACAGATAGGCAACGTGAAAAATATCTGCGTCGCCACCAACAGCATCGGGAATATCCAGCTGTCTGAAGGCAAATACGAAGAGTCCATACAACGTTTTAAACGCGCCCTGAAACTGGAAGAAGAAAGCAATAACCCACTGGGCATGGCTATCAATTACGGTAACATGGGGTATGCCTATCAGGGGCTCGGGAAACTGGATGAAGCCATTGGACTCTATAAAAACTCATTGGCAATCAATGAAAAAATTAAAAACCCTACCGGAATAGTTATCTGCTATAACGCCCTTGGCTCCGCCTACCAGGAAAAAAAGGATTACACAGCCGCTATGGACTACCTGCGCCTGGCCCTGAAAGTCAATGACCAGGTAGACGATAAAGTGCATATCGCCGAAAGCTACATGCATATCGGGAAGCTCTACAGCGTACAGAATAAACATGACGATGCCCGTAAATTCTTTCAGCAGGCCATAGACCTGAGTGTATACTGGGGCTTTAAATCCATCCTGATGGATACCTATAAAGCCATGGCCGCAGATTACAAGAATAGTGGCGATTTCCAGAAATCACTGGAAGCTACCGATAAATCCCTCCTGTATAAGGATAGTATCCTGGATGAGAAGTCCACCATGGCCCTTAACCAGATGCAGACCATCTATGATGTAGACCTGAAAGATAACCAGATACGCACCCTGGAACACGATAAAATGGTCAGCGAACTCCGCACGAAACGTAATGTGGTATTCATTTTTGCGCTGGTGGCATTTCTGCTGATGGTGACCGTAGGAGGTTTTTTCTATATCCGCCATCGTAACCTGGAAGAAAATAAACAGACCTTACAGCTGGAATTACGCTCCCTCCGCTCGCAGATGAACCCGCATTTTATCTTTAATTCATTAAGTTCCATCCACCGTTATATCTGGAGCAACAACCAGGAAGAGGCTTCCGACTACCTGACGAAGTTCTCAAAACTGATGCGGCTGATCCTGGACAATACACAGCATACCTTTATCTCTTTAAATAAAGAACTGGAATCGCTTCGTTTATACCTTAACCTTGAATCATTGAGATGTAATGGTATATTTGAGTATAATATTCATGTGGCAGATGATATAAATGATGATGAAGTGTTGATCCCACCCATGATATTACAGCCCTACGTGGAAAATGCCATCTGGCATGGATTGGTGCATAAAACGACCGAACAGGGCAAACTGGATATATTCATCAAGCTGAGTGGCCGCTCACTGGTATGTACCATTTCTGATAATGGTATCGGTAGAAAGAAAGCGATGGAAATAAAGGCCCGTAAAGGAAAAGTCCATAATTCGGTAGGGATGAAAGTTACCGAAGGACGTATAGACCTGATCCGTAAAATCAATAATAAAGATGCAAGCGTGTCAGTAACTGACCTGGAAAATGAAACAGGTGAAGCGGCAGGCACCACGGTAACAATCGTTTTGCCGGCAGAATTTATTTTCTGA
- a CDS encoding rhomboid family intramembrane serine protease: MNGTSFQQDIRYWLRQGNTVNHLLFWNIVIFLAFNIVRLIDTITHSGIFAWTYDQFALHSSITVFITKPWGLFTYMFSHVGVLHILFNMLNLFWFGNIFREMLGNQRVLPVYLMGGIAGGLAYLLSYYILFQHSDGLMLGASASVMCILVAAATQVPDYEIGLMFIGSIRLKWLAMALVIIGIITMFDGNFGGVIAHLGGASFGFAYIKLLQNGTDLAQPLIWLFNTRERRAAKPVVKKFKPKKSPLKIVKKADENTQSRLDQLLDKINEKGYQSLSAEEKAWLEKVSKEN; the protein is encoded by the coding sequence ATGAACGGGACCTCTTTTCAACAGGATATTAGGTATTGGCTTAGACAAGGAAATACAGTTAACCATCTGCTTTTCTGGAACATTGTTATCTTCCTCGCATTCAATATCGTGCGGCTGATAGATACAATTACGCATAGCGGAATTTTTGCGTGGACTTACGACCAGTTTGCCCTGCACTCATCGATCACTGTTTTCATCACCAAGCCCTGGGGATTGTTTACCTATATGTTTTCGCATGTAGGCGTGTTGCATATTCTGTTTAATATGCTGAACCTCTTCTGGTTCGGCAATATTTTCCGGGAGATGCTCGGCAACCAGCGCGTTTTACCGGTATACTTAATGGGCGGTATTGCCGGCGGACTGGCATATCTGCTGAGTTATTATATTCTTTTTCAGCATTCAGATGGCCTGATGCTCGGCGCATCTGCCTCCGTGATGTGTATCCTGGTGGCAGCCGCCACACAGGTACCTGACTATGAAATCGGGCTGATGTTTATTGGTTCCATACGGCTTAAATGGCTGGCAATGGCACTGGTAATAATAGGCATCATTACTATGTTTGACGGTAATTTTGGCGGTGTCATTGCCCACCTGGGCGGTGCATCCTTCGGGTTTGCCTATATTAAACTGCTGCAAAACGGCACCGACCTGGCACAGCCCCTCATCTGGCTGTTTAACACCCGCGAACGCAGGGCAGCCAAACCGGTGGTTAAAAAATTCAAACCCAAAAAATCTCCCCTGAAAATTGTGAAAAAAGCAGATGAAAATACCCAGTCGCGCCTGGACCAATTGCTGGATAAAATCAACGAGAAAGGCTACCAGAGCCTGAGTGCGGAGGAGAAAGCATGGCTGGAGAAGGTAAGTAAAGAGAATTAA
- the rpsA gene encoding 30S ribosomal protein S1 has translation MSENNIPNEQNAEQQATPVETAVKNAPVATAHDDFDWSVDKRNVSSYSKEEKAKYDATYDGTFKVFEENSLLTGTVVGLTNTDVVINIGFKSDGLISLNEFRDLPGLKIGDDVEVLVVEKEDRDGNLHLSRKQARQKRAWEKIVEVYKTGEVVTGTVTSKTKGGLIVDVYGMETFLPGSQIDVKPVTDYDQFVGKTMEFKVVKVNETIRNAVVSHKALIESDIEQQRVDIISKLEKGQVLEGTIKNITDFGAFIDLGGLDGLLYITDISWGRISHPSEVLQMDQKINVVVLDFDDEKRRISLGYKQLTPHPWDTLPATITEGAKVKGKVVNIEDYGAFLEIMPGVEGLVHVSEISWASTPINAKEFFKLGEEYEAVVVTLSKEERKMSLSIKQLTEDPWATIETKFPVESRHKGIVKNITPYGVFVELETGIGGMIHISDLSWIKRFNHPSEYTKVGNEIDVVILGIDKENRKLSLGHKQIEEDPWNTFETIFPINSVHEGTVVKKDEKGATVQLQYGLEAYAPARHLRTEDDKPINVEDVKEFMIIEFDRSEKRILVSHTRVWEKAQAEEKQAVVKEKREEADKTRKAVKNIQGKVEKATLGDLGALAELREKLKQSEGGEEKSAQ, from the coding sequence ATGAGCGAAAACAACATTCCTAACGAACAAAACGCTGAACAACAGGCTACTCCGGTAGAAACAGCGGTAAAAAATGCTCCTGTTGCTACTGCTCACGACGATTTCGATTGGAGCGTAGACAAACGTAACGTTTCTTCTTACAGCAAAGAAGAAAAAGCAAAGTATGATGCTACTTACGATGGTACCTTCAAAGTATTTGAAGAAAACAGTCTGCTGACTGGTACTGTAGTAGGTCTGACTAACACAGATGTAGTTATCAACATCGGTTTCAAATCCGATGGTTTGATCTCTCTGAACGAATTCCGTGACTTACCAGGTCTGAAAATCGGTGACGATGTTGAAGTACTGGTAGTTGAGAAAGAAGACCGCGATGGTAACCTGCACCTGAGCCGTAAACAAGCTCGCCAGAAACGTGCATGGGAAAAAATCGTGGAAGTTTACAAAACAGGCGAAGTGGTTACCGGTACTGTTACCAGCAAAACCAAAGGCGGCTTGATCGTAGACGTTTACGGTATGGAAACATTCCTGCCAGGTTCTCAGATCGATGTGAAACCAGTAACTGATTACGATCAGTTCGTTGGTAAAACTATGGAGTTCAAAGTGGTTAAGGTTAACGAAACCATCCGTAACGCCGTTGTTTCTCACAAAGCGCTTATCGAAAGCGATATCGAACAACAAAGAGTGGATATCATCAGCAAACTGGAGAAAGGCCAGGTGCTGGAAGGTACCATCAAAAATATCACCGATTTTGGTGCGTTCATCGACCTGGGTGGTCTGGACGGTCTGCTGTATATCACCGATATCAGCTGGGGTCGTATCTCTCACCCATCCGAAGTTCTCCAGATGGATCAGAAAATCAACGTTGTTGTGCTTGACTTCGATGACGAAAAACGTCGCATAAGCCTGGGCTACAAACAACTGACTCCTCATCCATGGGATACTTTACCAGCTACTATCACCGAAGGTGCTAAAGTAAAAGGTAAAGTAGTAAACATCGAAGATTACGGTGCATTCCTGGAAATCATGCCAGGTGTTGAAGGTCTGGTTCACGTATCTGAAATCTCATGGGCTTCTACCCCAATCAACGCTAAAGAATTCTTCAAATTAGGCGAAGAATACGAAGCAGTTGTGGTAACCCTGAGCAAAGAAGAGCGTAAAATGTCTCTGTCTATCAAACAACTGACAGAAGATCCTTGGGCTACTATCGAAACTAAATTCCCAGTTGAAAGCCGTCACAAAGGTATCGTGAAAAACATCACTCCTTATGGCGTATTCGTTGAACTGGAAACAGGTATCGGTGGTATGATCCACATCTCTGACCTGTCTTGGATCAAACGTTTCAACCACCCATCTGAATACACTAAAGTTGGTAACGAAATCGACGTAGTTATTCTGGGTATTGATAAAGAAAACCGCAAGCTGAGCCTCGGTCACAAACAGATCGAAGAAGATCCTTGGAACACTTTCGAAACTATCTTCCCGATCAACTCCGTACACGAAGGTACAGTTGTGAAGAAAGATGAGAAAGGTGCTACCGTTCAGCTGCAGTACGGCCTGGAAGCTTACGCTCCAGCTCGTCACCTGAGAACTGAAGATGATAAACCAATCAACGTTGAAGACGTGAAAGAATTCATGATCATCGAATTCGATCGCTCTGAAAAACGCATCCTGGTTTCTCATACCCGCGTTTGGGAAAAAGCTCAGGCTGAAGAGAAACAAGCTGTCGTTAAAGAAAAACGTGAAGAAGCTGACAAAACTCGTAAAGCTGTGAAAAACATCCAGGGTAAAGTAGAAAAAGCTACTTTAGGTGATCTGGGTGCACTCGCTGAACTGCGCGAAAAACTGAAACAGTCTGAAGGTGGTGAAGAGAAATCTGCACAATAA
- a CDS encoding LytTR family DNA-binding domain-containing protein: protein MNEIKAIIVDDEQHCVDALHTMLLKKCPGVNVVGCVNSVKEAKILIDELQPDLVFLDVEMPHQNGFELLRLFEKITFDVIFTTAYEQYALKAIKFNALDYLLKPFSVQELQESLDKFREKQQNRTKEVSTSPLEVFLQNMKTLQQTHRKIALPTINGLVFMPVQNIVRCESTGNYTKIFFTDKKNLMVSRPLKEFEELLTDVDFFRVHNSHLINLQQMQSYIQGEGGFALMSDGTQVEVSRRRKAEFLKKAMQF, encoded by the coding sequence ATGAACGAGATAAAAGCCATTATCGTTGATGATGAGCAACATTGCGTTGATGCCCTGCATACAATGCTGTTAAAAAAATGCCCCGGAGTAAATGTAGTAGGTTGTGTAAATAGCGTGAAAGAGGCCAAAATACTGATCGATGAGTTGCAGCCGGACCTGGTGTTCCTGGATGTGGAAATGCCACATCAAAACGGTTTTGAACTGCTTCGCCTGTTCGAGAAAATTACCTTCGACGTGATCTTTACAACGGCCTATGAACAATATGCACTGAAGGCAATCAAATTCAATGCGCTCGATTACCTGCTGAAACCTTTCTCCGTACAGGAACTCCAGGAGTCCCTCGACAAATTCAGGGAAAAGCAACAGAACAGAACCAAAGAAGTAAGCACCTCGCCGCTGGAAGTATTCCTGCAAAACATGAAAACTTTGCAGCAAACGCACCGCAAGATCGCATTGCCCACCATCAATGGCCTGGTGTTTATGCCTGTGCAAAACATCGTCCGCTGCGAATCTACCGGCAACTATACCAAAATCTTCTTCACAGATAAAAAGAACCTCATGGTATCCCGCCCCCTGAAAGAATTTGAAGAGTTGCTCACCGACGTCGATTTCTTCAGGGTCCATAACTCTCACCTGATCAATCTGCAGCAAATGCAGTCATATATCCAGGGAGAAGGCGGCTTCGCTCTCATGAGCGATGGCACTCAAGTCGAAGTTTCCAGAAGAAGAAAAGCTGAGTTTCTGAAAAAAGCAATGCAGTTTTAG
- the hxpB gene encoding hexitol phosphatase HxpB, with the protein MINTVIFDMDGLLVDSEPLWGLAMQEVFNTVGVTLTPDLWHKTTGLRTKEVVSYWHHHFQWTAKSEEQVTDEIISTVIRMIIAEGRSMEGLHYILDFFKERQFKIGLASSSPKRLIDAVVDNLGISPYFQAVASAEFEDYGKPHPAVYLACAKALGSMPLECIAFEDSITGMTAAKAARMTTVVVPEAHNRQDPRYALANLKLNSLLEFNDASLLAIQALK; encoded by the coding sequence ATGATCAACACGGTAATATTTGATATGGATGGGCTGCTGGTAGACTCAGAACCACTCTGGGGGCTGGCCATGCAGGAAGTATTCAACACAGTAGGCGTAACGCTCACACCGGACCTCTGGCATAAAACCACCGGCCTGCGCACCAAAGAAGTAGTCAGCTACTGGCATCACCATTTTCAATGGACAGCAAAAAGTGAAGAGCAGGTGACAGATGAGATCATATCTACCGTTATACGGATGATTATCGCGGAAGGCAGGTCTATGGAAGGATTACATTATATCCTTGATTTCTTTAAAGAAAGACAATTCAAAATAGGGCTGGCCTCTTCTTCACCTAAAAGACTGATTGATGCCGTAGTAGACAATCTGGGTATCAGTCCCTATTTCCAGGCAGTAGCATCTGCAGAGTTTGAAGACTATGGCAAACCGCATCCGGCAGTATACCTGGCCTGTGCAAAAGCGCTGGGCAGTATGCCACTGGAATGTATCGCCTTTGAAGACAGTATTACCGGCATGACGGCAGCCAAAGCTGCCCGTATGACAACTGTAGTAGTACCGGAAGCACACAACCGCCAGGACCCGCGTTATGCGCTGGCGAATTTGAAATTGAATTCCCTGCTGGAATTTAATGATGCCAGTTTATTAGCCATTCAGGCATTAAAATAA
- a CDS encoding glycosidase encodes MRMRENFSERLTQLQTEHEQLLQRNNEPLLPGNGVYTRYQQPILTAAHTPLFWRYDLNPATNPFLMERFGINAAFNAGAIKWQGRYLLMVRVEGADRKSFFALAESKDGIHGWHFHNKPVIIPETDNPDVNVYDVRLTAHEDGWVYGLFCTERKDPAAAAGDMSSAIAQCGIIRTKDMLTWERLPDLVTASPQQRNVVLHPEFVNGQYALYTRPQDNFIEAGTGGGIAVGYTKTMTNAVVTAENVIDPRHYHTISELKNGQGPAPLKTKEGWLHLAHGVRNTAAGFRYVLYMFMTDLEDISRVIYKPAGYFMGPEGPERVGDVSNVLFSNGWVADDDGTVYIYYASSDTRMHVAVSSLEQLTDYVKNTAPDAYRSAASVQQLISIIDANEPFFR; translated from the coding sequence ATGAGAATGCGAGAAAATTTCAGTGAACGATTAACACAACTGCAAACGGAACACGAACAGTTGCTGCAAAGAAACAATGAACCATTGTTGCCCGGAAATGGTGTCTACACCCGTTATCAACAGCCTATACTCACGGCAGCGCATACGCCATTATTCTGGCGCTATGACCTGAACCCGGCTACCAATCCCTTCCTCATGGAACGCTTCGGTATTAACGCAGCCTTCAATGCGGGCGCTATCAAATGGCAGGGCCGCTACCTGCTGATGGTGCGCGTGGAAGGCGCCGACAGAAAATCTTTCTTCGCCCTCGCCGAAAGTAAAGATGGTATCCATGGCTGGCATTTCCATAATAAACCGGTGATCATCCCCGAAACGGATAACCCGGACGTAAATGTCTATGATGTACGCCTGACCGCTCACGAAGATGGATGGGTATACGGCCTGTTCTGTACAGAACGCAAAGACCCGGCGGCAGCTGCCGGCGATATGTCTTCCGCTATCGCGCAATGTGGTATTATCCGTACAAAGGATATGCTCACCTGGGAAAGACTCCCCGATCTGGTAACGGCTTCACCGCAACAACGTAACGTGGTGCTGCACCCGGAGTTTGTAAACGGCCAGTACGCGCTGTATACAAGACCCCAGGACAATTTCATCGAGGCCGGTACCGGCGGTGGTATCGCTGTCGGCTATACGAAAACAATGACCAATGCCGTGGTAACTGCTGAAAACGTTATCGATCCCCGGCATTATCATACTATCAGTGAACTGAAAAACGGACAGGGGCCAGCGCCACTGAAAACAAAGGAAGGCTGGCTACACCTGGCACACGGTGTACGCAACACCGCTGCCGGATTCCGTTATGTCCTGTATATGTTTATGACTGATCTGGAAGATATCTCCCGGGTTATCTATAAACCTGCTGGCTACTTCATGGGGCCGGAAGGGCCGGAGAGAGTAGGGGATGTTTCCAATGTCCTGTTCTCTAACGGTTGGGTAGCCGACGACGATGGTACGGTGTATATCTATTATGCCTCTTCTGATACGCGTATGCACGTGGCAGTATCTTCCCTGGAACAACTGACGGACTATGTGAAAAATACCGCCCCTGATGCGTACAGGTCTGCTGCCAGTGTACAACAGCTGATCTCCATCATCGACGCCAATGAACCTTTTTTTAGATAG
- a CDS encoding 4-hydroxy-3-methylbut-2-enyl diphosphate reductase produces MKTFNVPVIYRSPLISAIKNKRKQEDRMKKDFTPTLLDFGPLKIKLARHFGFCYGVENAIEIAFRTVEDNPGKRIFLLSEMIHNPHVNNDLLDKGVQFLMDTSGKQLVPWEELKNDDIVIVPAFGTTLEIEKHLESLGIEPLKYNTTCPFVERVWNKAEQIGQKNYTVIVHGKPKHEETRATFSHSQAATATVVVKDMAEARLLAEFITGQQPAEAFAAAFKGQYSTGFDVTKDLQRVGVVNQTTMLATETQAIADYIKQVMIEKYELTEANTGERFADTRDTLCYATNDNQSAVTGMLEEAADLAVVVGGYNSSNTSHLVELCEEKLPTFFISEPGKMESRSSIKHYDFHHKQELHSFSFLPEQETVTILLTSGASCPDALVEGVIRRLLSFYGMEYKADELSI; encoded by the coding sequence ATGAAAACATTTAATGTTCCGGTTATATATCGCAGTCCACTGATCAGCGCCATTAAGAACAAGCGTAAGCAGGAAGACCGCATGAAGAAGGATTTCACGCCTACCCTATTGGATTTTGGTCCGCTGAAAATCAAACTGGCCCGCCACTTTGGCTTCTGCTATGGCGTGGAGAACGCCATCGAGATCGCTTTCAGAACCGTGGAGGATAACCCTGGCAAACGTATTTTCCTGCTGAGTGAAATGATCCATAACCCGCATGTCAATAATGACCTGCTGGACAAGGGCGTGCAATTCCTGATGGATACCAGCGGTAAGCAGCTCGTTCCGTGGGAGGAGCTGAAAAACGATGATATCGTGATCGTACCGGCATTTGGTACCACACTGGAGATTGAAAAACATTTGGAGAGTCTGGGTATAGAACCCTTGAAATATAATACCACCTGCCCTTTTGTGGAGCGGGTATGGAATAAGGCTGAGCAGATAGGCCAGAAGAATTATACTGTTATCGTTCACGGAAAGCCTAAGCATGAAGAGACGCGGGCAACTTTCAGTCATAGCCAGGCTGCCACTGCAACAGTGGTGGTGAAGGATATGGCAGAAGCGCGTTTACTGGCGGAATTTATTACCGGCCAGCAACCGGCAGAAGCTTTTGCGGCGGCATTCAAGGGGCAGTATTCAACGGGGTTTGATGTAACGAAAGATCTTCAGCGCGTGGGTGTGGTGAACCAGACTACCATGCTGGCTACCGAAACGCAGGCCATTGCCGATTATATCAAACAGGTGATGATTGAAAAGTACGAGCTTACAGAAGCCAATACCGGCGAAAGGTTTGCTGATACCCGCGATACGCTTTGCTATGCCACCAACGACAACCAGAGCGCCGTTACCGGTATGCTTGAAGAAGCAGCCGATCTGGCAGTGGTAGTGGGCGGATACAATAGTTCCAATACCTCACACCTGGTAGAGCTTTGCGAAGAAAAGCTGCCTACCTTCTTTATATCAGAACCGGGAAAGATGGAGTCCAGGTCTTCCATTAAGCATTACGACTTCCATCACAAGCAGGAGTTGCATTCTTTCAGCTTCCTTCCTGAGCAGGAAACCGTTACCATTTTGCTGACAAGTGGCGCTTCATGTCCGGATGCACTGGTAGAAGGAGTTATCCGCAGGTTATTATCTTTCTATGGGATGGAATATAAGGCAGATGAATTATCTATATAA
- a CDS encoding cyclase family protein encodes MKIVDLSKTIAYNKQDPWFMRIKIKHKSHRKSKGLIRFFIGLPAKLFPQGFEGWADDKIMGMGVHAATHIDAPWHYSPTVNGEPAKTIDEIPLEWCYGDGVVLDMTHKQDLEEITVADIQADIAKTGVVIKPGTIVLIRTGRDQYIGTKEYPMRGTGMSAEATHWLIDQGVKVMGIDQWGFDLPLKYMAENARKQGKKDYFWQAHLVGQQKEYCHMEQLVNLGALPPSGFKVSVFPLKIKGASAAPARVVAIFE; translated from the coding sequence ATGAAAATTGTAGACCTCTCCAAAACGATTGCTTATAACAAGCAAGACCCCTGGTTTATGCGTATCAAAATCAAGCATAAGTCGCACCGCAAAAGCAAAGGACTGATCCGTTTCTTTATTGGACTACCGGCTAAGCTCTTCCCGCAAGGATTTGAGGGCTGGGCAGATGATAAAATTATGGGCATGGGCGTACACGCAGCCACACATATAGATGCGCCCTGGCATTACTCCCCTACCGTAAATGGCGAACCCGCCAAAACCATAGATGAAATTCCGCTGGAATGGTGTTATGGTGATGGCGTGGTGCTGGATATGACCCATAAGCAAGACCTTGAAGAGATTACCGTAGCGGATATTCAGGCAGATATTGCGAAAACAGGCGTAGTAATTAAACCGGGCACTATTGTGCTTATTCGTACCGGCAGGGATCAGTATATTGGTACTAAAGAATACCCGATGCGTGGTACCGGCATGAGTGCCGAAGCAACCCACTGGCTGATAGATCAGGGCGTGAAAGTGATGGGCATTGACCAGTGGGGGTTTGATTTGCCATTGAAATATATGGCCGAAAATGCCAGAAAACAGGGGAAAAAGGACTATTTCTGGCAGGCACACCTCGTGGGACAGCAGAAGGAATACTGCCACATGGAGCAGCTGGTAAACCTCGGCGCCTTACCGCCTTCCGGCTTTAAGGTGAGTGTGTTTCCGTTGAAGATCAAAGGAGCGAGTGCCGCGCCGGCGAGAGTAGTGGCGATATTTGAGTAG